CGGGCCGGGGAACAGGGCCGCGGGTTCGCCGTCGTCGCCTCCGAGGTCCGAAACCTCGCACAGCGTTCCGCCACCGCAGCGAAGGAGATCAAAGACCTGATCGAGGACTCGGTCAAGAAGGTCGACGTCGGCACCGAACTCGTGAACCGGTCCGGGACCACGCTCGGGGACATCGTGACCAGCGTCAAGCGCGTCACCGATCTCATCACCGAGATCGCGGCCGCGGGCAAGGAACAGTCCACGGGCATCGACCAAGTCAGCAAAGCCATTTCGCAAATGGACGAAGTCACCCAGCGCAACGCGGCCCAGACCGAGGAAATGTCGGCCACGGCCCAAACGCTTACCGATCAGGCAACTCAGCTCCGCGGCCTCGTCGCGCGGTTCCAACTCGGGCACGACGGAGGAATCGCTCCGTCCAGGCCAACGAGAGGCACCCGCCCCAAAGCCAAAGCACCGGCCCACAAGCCGCGCCCCGTCGCGAGCCGCTCGGTGAAGGTTAAGCGCCCCTCCCACGAACTCGACCGACTCGGCTCGGGCGGCGACGACGGGTTCACCGAATTCTGATCTCGGTACGTTTGTAGTGCCGAGATCGATTTAAATCATATCACTCCGGCGCGGGCAGCGAGAGCATCCACACCGCGAACGACGCGAGCCAGTGCTCGCCCGCGTAGTCCCCACTCGAAACGTGCTTTAACCCGGCCTCGGCGTGCTTCGCGACGGAAGCGGCCAGCGCCTTGCGCGCCGGGTCGTCTTTCGGGAGCGCGGTGATGATGCCGCGCAAACACCACGCACGACTGAGGTTCAGGCCGTCGAGGTGAACGAGCTGCGGGTCGGTGCGGTCGGTAACGGTCGCGGGGCCGAACAGGTTCGCGGGTTCACCTTTGGCCGCGCCGGGCAGGTACTTGTGGAACCACGCGGCGAACTCGGCCGGTGGAAGTACCCGGCGCATGAGGTCCGCTTCACACAGGCTCGGGGAGAGGAAGTCGGCCCCGTCCGGTTCCCAGCGGGCGGGCGCGTCCACGTCCTTCGCGTAGTACGCCTTCGCCCGCTCCTCGATCAACTCTTGTAGTTTCTTGTTGCCGGTTGCTTTCGCGTAGTCGTGTGCGAACGTGAGCCCGAACGCGGTGTTCGAGTGAACCCCGGCGCGGATCGGGTACGTCTGCTTCGGGAAGTATTCGATGTACCGGTTGGCTATCAGCTCCGCGAGCGGGCGCAGGTTCCCGGCCCACGTCTTCGCGTCTGGGTCGTCCCAGGTGTGCAACTCTTCCGCGAGTTTGAGTAACCACGCCCAGCCGTAAGGCCGCTCGAACGATTTCGCTTCTGATCGATTGAAATACTCGACTTCGGCCTTAATGTTCGCCGCAGTCAGGTGTTCCGCGAGAACGGCGCGGATGTCCTTCGCTTGCGGGAGCGTCGGGTGCGCACGCAGCACGCGGACCAGCATCCAGTGCCCGTGAACGGCGGAGTGCCAGTCGTAGCAGCCGTAGAACGCGGGGTGCAGCGCCTTGGGCGTCTTGGCGTCCTTGTCGTCGAGCAGCACGTGCCCGGGTTTGTTGGGGAACTCTTTCTTCGCGCCCTTCAGCGCGAGTTTGGCGAACGCGGACGCCCACTCCGGAGTGAGCGTCTCGCCTTTCGGTGTCGCGGGCGGTTCGGCCGCTGGCATGGCACTAAATACCACAAAAGGAAGTAGAACCAGCAACAAGGTACGCGACATAGCAGCCTTAGTTTGTGTACAGCGGCCGGAACCACCGGTCGTCTTCCGTCACTTACCGTATATGTCCGCGGTGGCTTTCTCGAACGCCGAGCGCGCCTTCGCGCCGTCTCCCGAGAAGCCCGCGTGCTGGACCATGTACACCGTCACGAGCTTCTTGTCCGGGTCGATCCACACGTTCGTGGCAAACGCGCCGCCGTGACCGCACGGTCCCGCGACCGCCGGACCGTCCTTCTTCGACTTGCGCGTCGTGCTCAACCCCAAACCATACCCGCCCTCTCCCTTCGACTTGTCGAGCAGCGTGTCGGTTTGAGTGCCGGTCATTGCGCGAATCGAATCTTCGGAAAGCAGCCGCTTTTCGCCGTGCATACCGCCGCGCAGGATCATCTGCCCGAACGCGGCCACGTCCCGCGCTGTGGAGAACAATCCACCACCGGGGCACGGCTGCCGCGTCGAGTCGCTGAGCGGGTACGCCAGCGGCGAAATGGGCATTGCTTCCAGCCCCTTGCCGTTCTTACTCGGGCGGTAGGTTTTCGCGAGTCGCTTCAGTTGCTCGCTCGTGGGGCGCCAGGTCGTTTCGGTCATCCCGAGCGGCCCGAACAACCGCTTCGCCATGAACTCTTCGTAGGAAAGGCCGCTGGCCACTTCGATGATGCGCCCCGCGGTGTTGATGCCCGCGTTCGAGTACACGTACTTCGTACCCGGCTCGTACTGGAGCGGCGTGATGGCGTAACTGCCCACCGCGTCCTTGAGCAGCAGTTTGTCGATGGTCGGGGTTTCGAGTGCGGAGCCGAACGGCATCCCGCTCGTGTGGCGCAGGCAGTCCCGGATCGTGGGCACGCGGCCCGGCTTCTTCAGCAGCACCGTGTCCTTATCCTGGAACACGGCCATCCACTGCGCTTTGAATTCCGGCAGGTACTTCTCGATCGGGTCGTCGAGCGTGACCTTCCCCTCGTCGACGAGCATCATGAGCGCCGCGGCCGTCATGGGTTTGGTCATCGACGCGATCCAAAACAGGTCGTCCGACTTCATCGCGATCTTGGCCTCGCGGTCGGCGAAGCCCACGGTTTCGACGGTCAGCACCTTGTCCGGCGACGCGACCAACACGACCGCACCCGCGAGCTCGTTCTTCTCGACGAACGGTTGCAGGCTATCCGCGACCCGCGGATCGGCGGCGCGAGCGGACGGGGTGAACACGAGCAGCGCGAACAGGAACGCGCGAGAGGGGCGCATCGGGTGAACCTTGGGTTCGGGAGGGAGGATGGCTGGCACCACGCAGATTACGGGATGTCCCGGACGTTTGCAGCCTTTTTCGCCCACCGAGGTCGTTAGCCCCGCGCGGCTAACATTTGCTAACGTTTCCGCCCCAGCCGCCTAAACAGTGCGTTTTCCCAGGCAATTTTCACACCCACGGCTAACATTTGGTTAATGCCGCACACCGCCCTTTCCAGGTGTCCAGCCGGTGTGAGCCCACGTTCCAGGCGAACGGCTGGCGCAAGCCGATCTTCGCCAAACACTCGGCCGCATTGTGAACATAAATACATTATAACCACATCTCGGTGCGGTGCAACCGAAATAAGCCGAACGATGACCCCAAAATAGCGGGAGTAACCCACAGTCCGTTCACTCTTTACGGTTTGCTCTGGACGCGAGTCCGAGGGAAGGGCGTATACTAACTGCAATGGCACAGGACGAACCCATGACCCCGCGCCGCAAGAAGCCGCCCGTTCCGCTCCCGCCGCTGGACGGCCCGTTCGTGGCGATCGACTTCGAGACGGCCGACAACGGCCCCGATAGCGCCTGCGCGGTAGGGATAGTTCGAGTGGAAAACTCGAAGATCGTTCACCGCGAAGCGGTGCTGATCCGCCCGCCGCGCGAGCGCATTCTGTTCACCTACGTTCACGGCATCACGTGGCCGATGGTGAAAAGCGCGCCGGTCTTCAAAGACGTGTGGTCGAAGGTCGCGCCGGTACTCGAAGGTGCGGCGTTCCTCGCCGCGCACAACGCCCCGTTCGACCGGCGCGTGCTGTCCGCGTGCTGCGCCGCGGCGGAACTGACGGCCCCCGCCCTGCCCTTCGTCTGCACGGTTCAGCTCGCGCGCCGGAAGTGGGCACTCAAACCCGCGAACCTGCCCGCCGTGTGTCGGCGCCTCGGGATCGGCCTGATGCACCACGACGCCGGGTCAGACGCCGAAGCGTGTGCCCGGATCGTGATCGCCGCGGCGTTCCCGGGCAACGCGACCGACGCCGCGGGTTGAGGGTGTTACAAGTCCCAATCCCAGAGCAAAATCTGCCCTCGGCCGTTCGCGACTGCGACGACTTGACCGTCGGGTGAAAACGTGAGACACGCGAGTCGCCCGGCCTTCCAGACAAAATCGCGACGCCTCATCCAACTTGTCGTGTCCCAAACTTGCACGGATTCACCGCTAACGACAGCTAGGTACTGGCCATCCGCCGAGAAATCGAATTGTGGTAAACCCGCTCCTTCAACCACCATCGAAACCACTGGCTCGCCACTATCCACGTCGGTAACCTGAATCCCTTCGTCACGGCACGCCCCAGCAACCAACCAAGTCGCGGGCGCCCACTTCAGCACTTCACCCCA
This region of Gemmata massiliana genomic DNA includes:
- a CDS encoding DUF2891 domain-containing protein, with product MPAAEPPATPKGETLTPEWASAFAKLALKGAKKEFPNKPGHVLLDDKDAKTPKALHPAFYGCYDWHSAVHGHWMLVRVLRAHPTLPQAKDIRAVLAEHLTAANIKAEVEYFNRSEAKSFERPYGWAWLLKLAEELHTWDDPDAKTWAGNLRPLAELIANRYIEYFPKQTYPIRAGVHSNTAFGLTFAHDYAKATGNKKLQELIEERAKAYYAKDVDAPARWEPDGADFLSPSLCEADLMRRVLPPAEFAAWFHKYLPGAAKGEPANLFGPATVTDRTDPQLVHLDGLNLSRAWCLRGIITALPKDDPARKALAASVAKHAEAGLKHVSSGDYAGEHWLASFAVWMLSLPAPE
- a CDS encoding serine hydrolase domain-containing protein — protein: MRPSRAFLFALLVFTPSARAADPRVADSLQPFVEKNELAGAVVLVASPDKVLTVETVGFADREAKIAMKSDDLFWIASMTKPMTAAALMMLVDEGKVTLDDPIEKYLPEFKAQWMAVFQDKDTVLLKKPGRVPTIRDCLRHTSGMPFGSALETPTIDKLLLKDAVGSYAITPLQYEPGTKYVYSNAGINTAGRIIEVASGLSYEEFMAKRLFGPLGMTETTWRPTSEQLKRLAKTYRPSKNGKGLEAMPISPLAYPLSDSTRQPCPGGGLFSTARDVAAFGQMILRGGMHGEKRLLSEDSIRAMTGTQTDTLLDKSKGEGGYGLGLSTTRKSKKDGPAVAGPCGHGGAFATNVWIDPDKKLVTVYMVQHAGFSGDGAKARSAFEKATADIYGK
- a CDS encoding 3'-5' exonuclease, giving the protein MTPRRKKPPVPLPPLDGPFVAIDFETADNGPDSACAVGIVRVENSKIVHREAVLIRPPRERILFTYVHGITWPMVKSAPVFKDVWSKVAPVLEGAAFLAAHNAPFDRRVLSACCAAAELTAPALPFVCTVQLARRKWALKPANLPAVCRRLGIGLMHHDAGSDAEACARIVIAAAFPGNATDAAG